A single window of Paludibacter jiangxiensis DNA harbors:
- the kdsA gene encoding 3-deoxy-8-phosphooctulonate synthase yields the protein MPRLKNCDSGNFFLLAGPCVVEGEEMALSIAERIVTICDRLRIPYVFKGSYRKANRSRIDSFTGIGDEKALKILQKVGREFDIPVVTDIHTEQEAVLAAEYADVLQIPAFLCRQTELLATAAKTGKWINIKKGQFLSPDAMQFAAQKVIDSGNDQVMLTERGTTFGYQDLVVDFRSIPVMQKTGCPVILDITHSLQQPNQSSGVTGGQPEMIETMAKAGVAVGVDGLFIETHPEPWNAKSDGANMLQLDKLEGLLEKLVAIRQVI from the coding sequence ATTCCACGTCTGAAAAATTGTGATTCGGGAAATTTTTTCCTGTTAGCCGGCCCTTGCGTTGTAGAGGGAGAAGAGATGGCTTTGTCTATTGCAGAGCGGATTGTGACTATTTGCGACCGACTCAGGATTCCTTACGTTTTTAAAGGGTCTTACAGGAAGGCAAATCGCTCGCGAATTGATTCATTTACAGGAATCGGTGATGAAAAAGCCCTGAAAATACTGCAAAAGGTAGGACGGGAATTCGATATTCCGGTGGTGACCGATATTCATACCGAACAAGAGGCCGTATTGGCTGCCGAATACGCTGATGTGCTTCAAATTCCGGCTTTTCTTTGCAGACAAACAGAGTTGCTGGCAACTGCGGCAAAAACCGGGAAGTGGATCAATATTAAAAAGGGACAGTTTCTTTCTCCTGATGCCATGCAATTTGCAGCCCAAAAGGTGATTGATTCCGGTAATGATCAAGTGATGTTGACGGAAAGGGGAACAACTTTCGGATATCAGGATTTGGTTGTTGATTTTCGTTCAATTCCGGTAATGCAAAAGACCGGTTGTCCTGTAATACTGGATATTACCCATTCGTTACAGCAACCCAATCAGTCGTCCGGAGTTACCGGCGGTCAGCCTGAAATGATTGAAACGATGGCAAAAGCAGGCGTTGCGGTTGGTGTGGATGGTTTGTTTATTGAAACGCATCCCGAACCCTGGAACGCCAAATCGGATGGTGCGAATATGCTACAATTGGATAAGCTGGAAGGTTTGCTTGAAAAACTGGTAGCTATCAGGCAGGTAATCTGA
- a CDS encoding UxaA family hydrolase — MTTQYLKINPADNVAVAIAELPEGETIQVDGQTITVKQTVPAGHKVALTSFAVNDHVVKYGFSIGHAIVAIEAGEWVNEKKIKTNLEGVLDYEYQPKLVQLDIPNRNLTFKGYKRKNGEVGIRNEIWIIPTVGCVNGIINQLAEDLRSETGGNGVDAIVAFPHNYGCSQLGDDHENTRKILRDMVLHPNAGGVLVVGLGCENNQPAAFREFLGDYDTERVLFMETQKIAGDELEEGMKLLRQLYDKVSEDVREDVPLSSLRVGLKCGGSDGFSGITANPLLGVFSDFLVAQGGTTVLTEVPEMFGAETILMNRCGTPELFDKTVHLVNDFKEYFIKNNQPVYENPSPGNKAGGISTLEEKSLGCTQKCGAAVVHDVLKYGDRIKTNGLNLLSAPGNDLVASTALGAAGCHMVLFTTGRGTPFGSFVPTMKISTNSTLAANKPLWIDFNAGVLLEGVSMDELKERFIEYILKVANGEKVNTEKKNFREISIFKTGVTL, encoded by the coding sequence ATGACTACTCAATATTTAAAAATAAATCCTGCCGATAATGTAGCGGTGGCAATTGCCGAGCTTCCCGAAGGAGAAACCATTCAGGTGGATGGCCAAACCATTACGGTGAAGCAAACGGTTCCTGCCGGTCACAAAGTAGCTTTGACCTCTTTTGCCGTGAACGACCACGTGGTGAAGTACGGTTTCTCTATCGGTCATGCCATTGTGGCCATCGAAGCTGGCGAATGGGTGAATGAGAAGAAGATCAAGACCAACCTCGAAGGTGTGCTCGACTATGAGTACCAACCGAAACTGGTGCAGTTAGATATTCCGAATCGTAATCTGACTTTTAAGGGCTACAAACGTAAAAACGGCGAAGTGGGTATCCGCAACGAAATTTGGATTATCCCGACCGTGGGTTGCGTTAATGGTATTATCAATCAGTTGGCCGAAGATCTGCGTAGCGAAACCGGCGGCAATGGAGTGGATGCTATTGTGGCATTCCCTCACAACTACGGTTGCTCTCAGCTGGGCGACGACCACGAAAATACCCGCAAAATCCTTCGTGACATGGTGCTCCATCCCAATGCGGGAGGTGTGCTGGTAGTCGGTTTGGGTTGCGAAAACAACCAACCTGCTGCGTTTCGTGAATTTCTGGGCGACTACGATACAGAGCGTGTGTTGTTTATGGAAACCCAGAAAATTGCCGGTGACGAGCTGGAAGAGGGTATGAAACTGTTGCGCCAGCTCTACGACAAAGTGAGCGAAGATGTGCGCGAAGATGTGCCTCTTTCGAGCCTGCGTGTGGGCTTGAAGTGCGGTGGCTCCGACGGTTTCTCCGGTATCACGGCCAACCCGTTGCTGGGTGTATTCTCCGACTTTTTGGTGGCTCAGGGTGGTACTACCGTGCTGACGGAAGTTCCCGAAATGTTTGGCGCCGAAACCATTCTGATGAACCGTTGCGGAACTCCGGAGCTGTTCGACAAAACGGTACATCTGGTAAACGATTTCAAAGAATATTTCATCAAGAATAACCAACCGGTGTACGAAAATCCGTCTCCGGGAAATAAAGCCGGCGGTATCTCCACGTTGGAGGAAAAATCGCTGGGATGTACCCAAAAATGTGGTGCGGCAGTCGTTCATGACGTGTTGAAATACGGCGACCGTATCAAGACCAATGGCTTGAACCTGCTCAGTGCACCGGGCAACGACCTGGTTGCCAGTACGGCTTTGGGTGCTGCCGGATGCCATATGGTGTTGTTTACCACCGGTCGTGGTACACCGTTCGGCAGCTTTGTGCCTACGATGAAAATTTCTACCAATTCAACGTTGGCAGCCAATAAACCTCTCTGGATCGATTTCAATGCAGGGGTATTGCTCGAAGGAGTGTCGATGGACGAACTGAAAGAGCGTTTCATTGAATACATTCTGAAGGTGGCCAATGGCGAGAAGGTAAATACGGAAAAGAAGAACTTCCGCGAGATTTCTATATTCAAAACGGGAGTTACTTTGTAA
- a CDS encoding GAF domain-containing protein, producing MSESIVKLEGVSKLSQYESLFAQLKSLLGGEKDVIANMANAAAAIKEVFGFFWVGFYIVRENQLVLGPFQGPIACTRIAFGRGVCGTAWKEASTLIVPDVDAFPGHIACSSLSKSEIVVPLMHEQKVWAVLDVDSDQLDTFDAVDREFLEKIVVLINEEE from the coding sequence ATGTCAGAGAGTATTGTAAAACTTGAAGGTGTTTCGAAATTGAGTCAGTATGAATCGTTGTTCGCACAATTGAAATCCTTGTTGGGAGGAGAAAAGGATGTGATTGCTAACATGGCTAATGCAGCCGCTGCAATCAAAGAGGTTTTTGGCTTTTTTTGGGTGGGATTTTATATTGTTCGCGAAAATCAGCTCGTACTGGGACCATTTCAGGGGCCAATTGCCTGCACCCGGATAGCTTTCGGAAGGGGCGTTTGCGGTACAGCCTGGAAAGAGGCGAGTACGCTTATCGTGCCGGACGTGGATGCCTTTCCGGGGCATATTGCATGTAGCTCTTTGTCTAAATCGGAAATTGTAGTTCCTCTGATGCATGAGCAAAAGGTGTGGGCAGTGCTCGACGTTGACAGCGATCAGTTGGATACATTTGATGCTGTTGATAGGGAATTTCTTGAAAAAATAGTAGTTCTTATAAATGAGGAGGAGTGA
- a CDS encoding LacI family DNA-binding transcriptional regulator: MSVDKKITIKDIAKKAGVSAGTVDRVLHNRGEVSEKSKEKIKATLKELNYEPNLIASSLSARKTYRIISLIPSFEEGDYWEAVDKGIDRAIAEFDKFNVEIEKRYFNQFEAQSFYGAIDALEHEDFQGLLLSPILRDKSLALCATMKKRGIPVVFVDSQIEGADYLAYFGQPSFQSGFIGAKFVTASLPQGKNIVLFRTLRKGFIGANQTLQRQEGFLSYLSEYRPDCSVVNVELQAGNFEMNELLMRRAFDERNNVGAAVIFNSTAYNIAAFLEREKIENVTLLGYDALSKNVAYLKQGKIAIIIAQRPEMQTYNGIKALFNSIVLKKEVKKVNYMPVDLLVKENADYYTDYKPF; this comes from the coding sequence ATGAGTGTCGATAAAAAGATAACAATCAAAGATATTGCGAAAAAGGCCGGGGTATCTGCCGGAACCGTAGACCGTGTTCTTCATAACCGGGGCGAAGTTTCGGAAAAAAGTAAAGAAAAAATAAAGGCTACGCTGAAAGAACTCAATTATGAGCCGAACCTTATTGCCAGTTCTTTGTCGGCAAGGAAAACTTACCGTATTATATCCCTGATCCCTTCTTTTGAGGAAGGTGATTATTGGGAGGCGGTTGACAAAGGAATTGACAGAGCCATCGCCGAGTTTGATAAATTCAATGTAGAGATAGAGAAACGATACTTCAACCAGTTTGAAGCTCAATCGTTTTACGGTGCAATCGATGCTTTGGAACATGAGGATTTTCAGGGACTTCTTCTTTCTCCTATTTTGCGGGATAAAAGTCTGGCATTGTGTGCGACAATGAAAAAAAGAGGCATTCCGGTGGTTTTTGTTGACTCTCAGATCGAGGGTGCCGATTATCTGGCGTATTTCGGGCAGCCTTCTTTTCAAAGTGGCTTTATCGGAGCCAAATTTGTAACCGCTTCGTTGCCACAGGGGAAAAATATTGTATTGTTCCGGACTTTGCGTAAAGGCTTTATCGGAGCAAACCAGACTTTGCAGCGTCAGGAGGGTTTCCTGTCGTACCTGAGTGAGTATCGTCCCGATTGTTCGGTGGTAAACGTGGAACTGCAGGCTGGTAATTTTGAAATGAACGAGTTGCTGATGCGCAGAGCCTTCGATGAACGTAATAATGTCGGAGCTGCTGTGATCTTTAATTCTACAGCTTATAATATTGCAGCTTTTTTGGAACGCGAAAAGATAGAAAATGTGACTCTGCTGGGTTACGATGCACTGAGCAAAAATGTGGCTTATCTGAAGCAGGGCAAAATTGCCATTATCATCGCACAACGTCCCGAAATGCAAACTTATAATGGCATAAAGGCACTGTTCAATAGCATCGTTCTGAAGAAAGAAGTGAAAAAAGTGAATTATATGCCTGTCGATTTGCTGGTGAAAGAAAATGCTGATTATTATACTGATTATAAACCCTTTTGA
- a CDS encoding LysE family translocator produces the protein MTDICRMFDIIWKGIIIGICVSAPMGPIGVLCIQRTLNRGKYYGIATGLGATASDLLYAIVTGYGMSFVVDFLQLHKFAIQIAGSILVLAFGFYLSRSNPVRQLSKTSEAKESYMQDFVTSFALTVTNPVIIFLFMALYARFSFITASTQFGQAVVGFSSILVGACIWWFFLTSIVNVFRNKFNVRGLRWVNIITGSIIMIIAVIGVIMTLAGDEFIH, from the coding sequence ATTACCGATATTTGCAGGATGTTTGATATTATCTGGAAAGGCATAATTATCGGTATTTGCGTATCTGCGCCTATGGGTCCTATAGGTGTATTATGTATTCAACGCACCTTAAATCGAGGCAAATACTATGGCATCGCTACCGGCTTAGGAGCAACTGCCTCTGACTTGCTTTATGCTATTGTAACCGGATATGGGATGAGTTTTGTGGTTGATTTTCTGCAATTACACAAATTTGCTATTCAAATTGCAGGGAGTATACTTGTGCTCGCCTTCGGATTTTATCTTTCAAGGAGCAATCCTGTCCGTCAGCTCTCAAAGACATCGGAAGCCAAAGAGAGCTATATGCAGGATTTCGTTACTTCATTTGCTCTGACGGTAACCAACCCCGTAATTATTTTCTTATTTATGGCTCTTTATGCCCGTTTCAGCTTCATTACGGCATCCACTCAATTCGGACAAGCTGTAGTCGGATTTTCGAGCATTCTTGTCGGAGCCTGCATCTGGTGGTTCTTCCTTACCAGCATCGTTAATGTATTCCGCAACAAATTCAACGTCAGAGGATTGAGATGGGTAAACATCATCACCGGCAGTATCATCATGATCATCGCGGTCATTGGTGTTATAATGACGCTTGCCGGCGACGAATTTATCCACTAA
- a CDS encoding pyrimidine/purine nucleoside phosphorylase, which yields MFKTNQYFDGEVVSIALESAEGKATVGVMAAGEYEFGTATIELMTVISGQLTVQLPGETEWKTYKKFETFVVPKDVKFKVKATEDTPYLCLYK from the coding sequence ATGTTCAAGACAAATCAGTATTTCGATGGAGAGGTGGTTTCCATCGCATTGGAGTCGGCCGAGGGGAAGGCTACCGTAGGCGTGATGGCGGCTGGCGAATATGAATTCGGTACGGCAACTATCGAGTTGATGACCGTTATCTCGGGACAGTTGACTGTTCAATTGCCCGGCGAAACCGAGTGGAAAACTTATAAAAAGTTCGAAACTTTCGTGGTTCCAAAGGATGTTAAGTTTAAAGTGAAGGCAACGGAAGATACTCCCTATTTGTGTTTGTATAAATAA
- the thiL gene encoding thiamine-phosphate kinase, which translates to MPQRTEIATLGEFGLIDHLTKQFSITNPSTEKGVGDDAAVLSYPDKKVLVTTDLLLEGIHFDLVYVPLKHLGYKAAVVNFSDIYAMNGAPKQLTVSMGISKRFSVEDIDDFYAGLKLACERYGVDLVGGDTSASVTGLSISITCVGEVDSDKVVYRNTANENDIICVTGDLGAAYMGLQLLEREKIAFSGQEDFQPDFKGKDYLLERQLKPEARKEIIEALANKNVVPTSMIDISDGLSSDMLHICTQSKKGCRIYEDRLPIDYQTAVMAEELNMNLTTAAMNGGEDYELLFTVPASQHDDVVAIEGVKVIGYIAKEDLGCALITRDGQEFPIKAQGWNINDAI; encoded by the coding sequence ATGCCTCAACGTACAGAAATAGCTACTCTTGGAGAGTTCGGATTAATCGATCATCTCACCAAACAGTTTTCAATCACTAATCCTTCGACCGAAAAAGGGGTGGGGGACGATGCCGCCGTGCTGTCGTATCCCGATAAGAAGGTGTTGGTGACTACCGATCTGTTGCTTGAAGGGATTCATTTCGATCTGGTTTACGTCCCCCTGAAACATTTGGGGTACAAAGCTGCCGTGGTCAATTTTTCCGATATTTATGCAATGAACGGAGCTCCGAAGCAACTTACGGTTTCGATGGGGATTTCCAAACGCTTTTCGGTGGAAGATATCGATGATTTTTATGCCGGATTGAAATTAGCCTGCGAACGTTACGGCGTCGATTTGGTGGGAGGCGATACCTCGGCATCGGTAACCGGTCTTTCCATTTCCATTACTTGTGTGGGAGAGGTCGACTCCGATAAAGTTGTTTACAGAAACACGGCCAATGAAAACGATATTATTTGCGTAACCGGCGATCTGGGTGCAGCCTACATGGGCTTGCAACTGCTCGAACGCGAAAAAATAGCTTTTAGTGGTCAGGAAGATTTTCAACCAGACTTCAAGGGAAAAGATTATCTTCTCGAACGTCAGTTGAAACCGGAAGCCCGCAAAGAAATCATTGAAGCTCTTGCTAATAAAAATGTTGTGCCGACTTCGATGATTGATATTTCGGATGGCCTGTCGTCGGACATGTTGCATATCTGTACCCAAAGCAAAAAAGGATGCCGCATTTACGAAGACCGTCTGCCGATCGATTATCAGACAGCCGTGATGGCCGAAGAGCTCAATATGAACCTGACCACCGCTGCCATGAACGGAGGTGAAGATTATGAACTGTTGTTTACCGTTCCGGCATCTCAACATGATGATGTAGTTGCCATCGAAGGGGTAAAAGTAATCGGATATATAGCCAAAGAAGATTTGGGTTGCGCTCTGATAACCCGCGATGGTCAGGAATTTCCCATCAAAGCCCAAGGATGGAATATCAATGATGCAATTTGA
- a CDS encoding tagaturonate reductase — translation MKTLNRQNVQANTYPERIIQFGEGNFLRAFVDWIVFNMNQKAGFNSSVVVVQPIDKGMVDMLNAQDGLYHVNLQGLDEGKEVDSIQLIDVISRGLNPYAQFDEYLKLAENPEMRFVISNTTEAGIAFDPACKLEDKPAKSYPGKLTQLLYHRFKTFNGAADKGFHIMPCELIFHNGVELKKCIEQYIELWQLGAEFKNWFETACGVYPTLVDRIVPGYPKDTIDQILEKVQVEDKLVVKGEIFHLWVIEAPASLAAEFPADKAGLNVLFVPSEKPYHERKVTLLNGPHTVLSPVGYLSGLDTVREIVEDEVTGKFVRKVMFEELLSTLDLPQEELEAFANAVLDRFRNPFVKHFVTSIMLNSFPKFKTRDLPGLKIYLERKGVLPEGIVLGLAGIIAYYKGGKRGDVEIVPNDDAAIVDLLKNLWATGSIQKVAEGVMGAEFIWGEDLNKVPGLTSKVAQFLASIEEKGMLATVKTIVR, via the coding sequence ATGAAAACTCTAAACAGACAAAATGTTCAGGCTAACACATATCCTGAACGCATTATTCAATTTGGTGAAGGAAATTTCTTGCGCGCTTTCGTAGATTGGATTGTATTCAATATGAATCAGAAAGCCGGATTCAATAGCAGCGTTGTTGTTGTTCAACCTATCGACAAGGGTATGGTGGATATGCTTAACGCTCAGGATGGCCTGTATCACGTTAATCTGCAAGGTTTGGACGAGGGTAAAGAAGTTGACTCTATCCAGTTGATCGATGTGATTTCGCGTGGTTTGAATCCTTACGCTCAGTTTGACGAATACCTGAAACTGGCAGAAAACCCTGAAATGCGTTTTGTTATTTCAAATACTACCGAAGCCGGTATCGCTTTTGATCCTGCCTGCAAACTGGAAGACAAACCGGCAAAATCATATCCCGGTAAATTGACTCAGTTGCTGTACCACCGTTTCAAAACTTTCAATGGTGCAGCTGACAAAGGTTTTCATATCATGCCATGTGAATTGATTTTTCACAATGGTGTTGAACTGAAAAAATGCATCGAACAATATATCGAACTGTGGCAGTTGGGTGCTGAGTTCAAAAACTGGTTCGAAACCGCTTGTGGCGTTTATCCTACATTGGTTGACCGTATCGTACCGGGTTATCCGAAAGATACCATCGATCAGATTCTGGAAAAAGTGCAGGTAGAAGATAAATTGGTTGTGAAGGGTGAAATTTTCCACTTGTGGGTAATCGAAGCTCCTGCATCGCTTGCTGCCGAATTCCCTGCCGATAAAGCCGGTTTGAACGTTTTGTTCGTTCCGAGCGAAAAACCGTACCACGAACGTAAAGTTACTTTATTGAATGGCCCGCACACGGTTCTCTCACCGGTAGGTTATCTGTCGGGTTTGGATACTGTTCGCGAAATTGTTGAAGATGAAGTAACCGGTAAATTCGTTCGTAAGGTGATGTTCGAAGAGTTGCTTTCGACCCTCGATTTGCCTCAGGAAGAACTCGAAGCATTTGCCAATGCCGTTCTCGATCGTTTCCGCAACCCGTTTGTAAAACACTTCGTTACCAGCATCATGCTGAACTCGTTCCCGAAATTCAAAACCCGCGATCTGCCAGGTTTGAAGATTTATCTGGAACGCAAAGGCGTTTTGCCGGAAGGGATTGTCCTTGGTTTGGCAGGTATCATTGCTTATTATAAAGGTGGCAAACGTGGTGACGTGGAAATCGTTCCGAACGATGACGCAGCTATCGTTGACCTGTTGAAAAACCTTTGGGCTACCGGTTCTATTCAGAAAGTAGCTGAAGGTGTTATGGGTGCCGAATTTATCTGGGGTGAAGACCTTAATAAAGTTCCCGGCCTGACCTCTAAAGTAGCACAGTTCCTTGCTTCTATCGAAGAAAAAGGCATGCTGGCTACCGTGAAGACAATTGTAAGATAA
- the rpiB gene encoding ribose 5-phosphate isomerase B: protein MKPLNELKIGIASDHAGFERKGAVAEWLVDQVAELHDFGTDSTASADYADYAHPLAQAVENGEFDLGIAICGSGNGINITVNKHQGIRGALCWKPELAALARQHNNANILSLPGRFITDEEAIEMVQIFLTTDFEGGRHQTRIDKIPC, encoded by the coding sequence ATGAAACCTTTAAACGAACTGAAAATTGGAATTGCTTCCGACCACGCAGGCTTCGAACGCAAAGGCGCTGTTGCCGAATGGTTAGTCGATCAGGTAGCCGAATTGCACGATTTTGGCACCGATTCAACGGCAAGTGCCGACTATGCTGATTATGCTCATCCGCTGGCTCAAGCAGTTGAAAACGGCGAATTCGATCTCGGAATCGCTATCTGCGGAAGCGGTAACGGAATCAATATCACGGTCAATAAACACCAGGGGATTCGTGGTGCACTGTGCTGGAAACCCGAACTGGCAGCGCTTGCCCGTCAACACAACAATGCCAATATTTTGTCTCTTCCTGGTCGTTTCATTACCGACGAAGAAGCTATCGAAATGGTACAAATATTCCTGACCACCGATTTTGAAGGCGGTCGTCATCAGACCCGCATCGACAAAATTCCGTGTTGA